Part of the Thermodesulfobacteriota bacterium genome is shown below.
ATGAACGTCATCGGCGAGCCGGTCGACGAGTGCGGCGACATCAGCACGAAGATCCGCTACCCCATCCACCGCCCGGCCCCCTCCTTCGAAGTGCAGTCCACCAAGGTCGAGATCCTCGAGACGGGGATCAAGGTCGTCGACCTCCTCGCCCCCTACTCCAAGGGCGGCAAGATCGGCCTGTTCGGCGGCGCCGGCGTCGGCAAGACCGTCGTCATCATGGAGCTGATCCACAACATCGCCATCGAGCACGGCGGCTACTCCGTGTTCGGAGGCGTCGGCGAGCGCACCCGCGAGGGGAACGACCTGTGGCTCGAGATGAAGGAGTCGAAGGTCCTCGAGAAGGCGTGCCTGGTGTACGGCCAGATGAACGAGCCGCCCGGCGCGCGCGCCCGGGTCGGGCTGTCGGCCCTCACCGCCGCGGAATATTTCCGCGACGAGGAAGGGCAGGACGTGCTGCTCTTCATCGACAACATCTTCCGGTTCACGCAGGCCGGCTCCGAAGTGTCGGCGCTGCTGGGCCGCATCCCGTCGGCGGTCGGCTACCAGCCGACGCTCTCCACCGAGATGGGGAACCTGCAGGAGCGGATCACCTCGACGAACAAGGGGTCGATCACCTCGGTCCAGGCGATCTACGTCCCCGCCGACGACCTCACCGACCCGGCGCCGGCGACCGCGTTCTCGCACCTCGACGCCACCACCGTCCTTTCGCGCCAGATCGCGGAGCTCGGCATCTACCCGGCGGTCGACCCGCTCGACTCCACGTCGCGGATCCTCTCGCCGCTGGTCCTGGGCGAGGAGCACTACACGGTGGCCCGCGCGGTGCAGAAGGTGCTCCAGAAGTACAAGGACCTCCAGGACATCATCGCCATCCTCGGCATGGACGAGCTCTCCGAGGACGACAAGATCCTCGTCTCCCGCGCCCGGAAGATCCAGCGCTTCCTGTCGCAGCCGTTCTTCGTGGCCGAGCAGTTCACCGGCATTCCCGGCAAGTACGTCCGGCTCGAGGACACCGTCCGGTCGTTCAAGGAGATCGTCGACGGCAAGCACGACGACCTTCCCGAGCAGGCGTTCTACATGGTCGGGACGATCGAGGAAGCGATCGAGAAGGGCAAGACGCTGCTCGCGACGGCGTAAGGGAGAAAACGAAGAGCAATGGCATCGACGATCCGGCTGGAGCTGGTCACCCCCGAGCGCACCGTCCTGTCCGAGGACGTGGAAGAGGTCATCGTCCCCGGCTACGAGGGCGAGTTCGGCGTGCTACCGGAGCACACGCAGTACCTGTCGATCGTGATGATCGGCGTGCTGCGCTACCGCACGGGGAACGAGTGGCGCAAGATCGCCGTCAGCGGCGGCTTCGCCGAAGTGACGCCGGAGCGGGTCGTGGTAATGGCGGAGACAGCGGAGCGCGCGGAGGAGATCGACGTCGAGCGCGCGCGCCGCGCCCGGGAACGCGCCGAGGAAGAGATCAAGAAGGCGCTGTCGATCGACGACGAGACGTACCAGAAGGCGTCCGGCGCGATGCAACGGGCGATCGCCCGGATCTCCGCCGGGGAGTAGCGGCCGGCCGGCGTTTTCAGCTGATCGTTGCCTTGACTTTCGGCTTTCCGTCCTCGACGCTCACGCGGAAGGCGACCGTTTTCCCGCCGGAAGAGGCCGAGAGCTCCTTCGCCTTGGCCTGAAGCGTCGCCTTCAGCGAGTCGACCTCCGACCCTTCCCCCGCGATGCCGCACGACCGCCGCGCGTCCGCCAGCTCCCGGGCGACGCGGTCGATCTGCTCCGCGTCGAACGGGGCCGCTTCCGGCGCCCGCTCCCCCCGCTGCCGTTCCTCAAGCGGCCGGTCGATCCCCAGCCGCGTGACCGCGCCGGCTTCGTCCCTGCGGAGCCGCCCCTCCTCGAGGTCCCGGATCATCCGCGTCCACAGGTTCGCGAACGACCAGTACTTCCCCTGAAGGTTGTTGAAGCGGTGCTGGTCGGTGACGTTGACGATCGACCGGCGGCTTAAAGCAAGGATTCGCCCCTCGAACTCCTTGCGCTCCCGGGTCGGCTCGCCGCGCCGCGTCCCCTGGAAGAAGAGGTCGTACTGCTGTTTCAGGACGGCGATATCGCCTTCCATGCGGTCCAGCAT
Proteins encoded:
- the atpD gene encoding F0F1 ATP synthase subunit beta, whose translation is MKKGKIVQVIGPVVDVRFDAGHLPALYNAIKVSNPSISDREGNLTVEVAQHLGDNVVRCVAMDSTDGLVRGMDAIDTGGPITIPVGPETLGRIMNVIGEPVDECGDISTKIRYPIHRPAPSFEVQSTKVEILETGIKVVDLLAPYSKGGKIGLFGGAGVGKTVVIMELIHNIAIEHGGYSVFGGVGERTREGNDLWLEMKESKVLEKACLVYGQMNEPPGARARVGLSALTAAEYFRDEEGQDVLLFIDNIFRFTQAGSEVSALLGRIPSAVGYQPTLSTEMGNLQERITSTNKGSITSVQAIYVPADDLTDPAPATAFSHLDATTVLSRQIAELGIYPAVDPLDSTSRILSPLVLGEEHYTVARAVQKVLQKYKDLQDIIAILGMDELSEDDKILVSRARKIQRFLSQPFFVAEQFTGIPGKYVRLEDTVRSFKEIVDGKHDDLPEQAFYMVGTIEEAIEKGKTLLATA
- a CDS encoding F0F1 ATP synthase subunit epsilon, with the translated sequence MASTIRLELVTPERTVLSEDVEEVIVPGYEGEFGVLPEHTQYLSIVMIGVLRYRTGNEWRKIAVSGGFAEVTPERVVVMAETAERAEEIDVERARRARERAEEEIKKALSIDDETYQKASGAMQRAIARISAGE
- a CDS encoding MXAN_5187 C-terminal domain-containing protein produces the protein MDDVKIMLDRMEGDIAVLKQQYDLFFQGTRRGEPTRERKEFEGRILALSRRSIVNVTDQHRFNNLQGKYWSFANLWTRMIRDLEEGRLRRDEAGAVTRLGIDRPLEERQRGERAPEAAPFDAEQIDRVARELADARRSCGIAGEGSEVDSLKATLQAKAKELSASSGGKTVAFRVSVEDGKPKVKATIS